In Methylosinus sp. H3A, the DNA window CGTCAGCGCCAATCCGTCGACAAGTCCGCCGGTTCTCACCGGAAATGGCGCGGTTCTGCTTTGGGAGCAGGATTTCAGTGTCACGCGCTCACATTGAGGACCGCGTCGAACGCCACGGCGGGCGCATGGATGCCGAACGACATGACTTGGCAGTCGCCGACGCAAGGTTATGTCGATTTCGCCGCTTCGCCATGCGCGGCCGCGGATGTCGCTTCAGGAATCTGCAGCCGGCCTGGCGGAACTTTCGACATTAACCCGAATGATCCGACGATGCTCGGAGTGTCCCCTTTTTCGCAGGCGAACGGCTATTTGACGATTTCCGCGAGACCAACGCCGAGCAACCTCGTGTCAGCCATCCAGGCGGAGATGACGGCGCAAGGCGTGGGCGGCCCGGTTCCGTCATTCATTGGCGGCCATCTGGAGGCCAATCCGGCAGTCTTCCCTGGTTTTACTTACGGCTATTTCGAGTTTCGTGCGGCCTTTCCGAACGCTGGGCCCGGAATGTTTCCGGCGCTATGGTTCTATTCAACTCCCGGGGCAAACCCAACATGCGCACGCGGAAATTGATCTGCTTGAATTCTTCGGGCATTCCTCCTCCTTTTATACAACGATCTATTCCGGCGGACAAAACGACAACGCGGGAACCACGGTCGGGCAGCACATCGGTCTGATCGACGGGCAGTTTCATACCTATGGCCTGGACTGGACGGCGCAGCATATAGATTTTTATCTCGACCAACAGTTGATCTATTCGGCTCCTGCTTCTCTCGTGAACGCCTATCAGGGAGTGTCGCTGACGCCCTCATGAACTATGTCATGGACGCCAGTTGGATGGAGTCAAATATTAACTTGCGACCCGATGCGACGACGCCAGATCCTCTCATTATGAATGTCAATTACGTGCGGCTCTATAGCGTCAAGCCGTTTTGACCGCGTCGACGGCACGCATTGCCGGGATGCGATATCGTTCGACGAATGGCAGAACCAAGGTGACGCCATCTTGTGCGTGCGCGGCGACGTCACATCGACGGGTGGGCGGTAAGTCTCTCGGCGTCGAGTTCGGTCTGCTTGGCTTGCTTATAGGGGCTGGGTGAAAAGCCGAACGCCGCGAGATTGCGTCCCGTGGCGACGCAGATCGGATGCAATGTCGGCAATAGGCAGCGCGTTCGCTGAAACATCGAGACAGCGCGCAACGCCGAGAGCGGGAGCGTCAAGAAATTCTTGATGAAGATCAGTGAGCGACCGAGACGGCTCGGATGGCGCTTGCAGTCGATCTGATAGTTGATTGCGCCAATGGCGAGGCCGCGGCGCAAGATCCAGCGGGCCTTCATGCGCTGCGCTGGAACGCTCTCAGTCACGATCGCATCGTTGCTCCAATAGGTGGTGAATCCCTTCAGGCGGCATCGCTTGAAGAAATCCATGTCGCCGCCGCCGAGAAAATTGAATCGGAGGTCGAAGTAAGGGGCCTCGAAGGATTCGAACACATGGCGTCGGAGCAGACAATTTCCTGAGCCGAGAAGCGAGGGAATGAAACGGGAGAAAGACAGGCCGGGATCGAACACCGGATGAAGCGTGGCCGCGCGATCGGGAGCGGTCTCGAAC includes these proteins:
- a CDS encoding family 16 glycosylhydrolase translates to MRPFRTLGPECFRRYGSIQLPGQTQHAHAEIDLLEFFGHSSSFYTTIYSGGQNDNAGTTVGQHIGLIDGQFHTYGLDWTAQHIDFYLDQQLIYSAPASLVNAYQGVSLTPS
- a CDS encoding glycosyltransferase family 2 protein — encoded protein: MNRAFETALDSFPSAEFILMIDDDEIASPLWLLEMVGGARQSGADIVGGPVVRSFETAPDRAATLHPVFDPGLSFSRFIPSLLGSGNCLLRRHVFESFEAPYFDLRFNFLGGGDMDFFKRCRLKGFTTYWSNDAIVTESVPAQRMKARWILRRGLAIGAINYQIDCKRHPSRLGRSLIFIKNFLTLPLSALRAVSMFQRTRCLLPTLHPICVATGRNLAAFGFSPSPYKQAKQTELDAERLTAHPSM